TCGGGGTGGCCCTCCTCGCGGGCGGCCAGGTCGAGCAGCGCCCCGGGGGCCAGCGGGCGCCCCAGCAGCTCGTTGGCCGCCACGATCCCGCCGACGAGCGCGGCGGCACTCGACCCCAGCCCGCGCGCCAGCGGAATCTCGGTCTCGATCTCCAGCCGCAGCGGGGGCAGGTCCCTCCCGGCCCGGCGGGCGGCCAGTTGCATCGCCCGGTAGACGTAGTTGCCCGCGCCCGCCGGGGTCCCGGCAAGTTCCGGCCCCAGCGGCACGACCTCGGTCACCGCTCCCGGCGTCACCCGCAGGGTGGTGAAGAGCGGCAGGCTCAGCCCCAGGCTGTCGAAGCCCGGCCCCAGGTTGGCGCTGGAGGCCGGAACGCGCACCAGGAACGTCATGCCCCGCGCCTCAAAGAATCCGCTCCAGCACCCGCTCCAGGCTGGCCTCGATGGCCTGGGGCGCTTTCGCGGCGCGCAGGGCGGCGTCGGGGTCTTTCAGGCCGTTGCCGGTAAGCACGGCGACCACTGTCTGGCCGGGAGCCAACGCTCCGGCGGCGTGGCGCCTCAGCAGCCCCGCGACCGGCGCCGCGCTGGCCGGTTCGCAGAACACGCCCTCCGCCGCGATCAGGTGGTAGGCGTGCATGATCTCGTCGTCGCTGACCATGTCAAACAGCCCCCCCGACTCCTGCACGGCGGCGCGGGCCAGGTGGGCACTCGCCGGATTCCCGATACGGATCGCGGTCGCCAGCGTCTGCGGCTCGTCCACGATCGCCCCCCGGATAAAGGGCGCGGCCCCCTCGGCCTGAAAGCCCCACATCTGCGGCAGATGGCCGCTTTTCCCGGCTTCCCGGTACTCCCGGAAGCCCATCCAGTACGCGCTGATGTTGCCCGCGTTGCCCACCGGAATCGCCAGCAGGTCCGGCGCGCGGCCCAGCTCGTCCACGACCTCAAAGGCGCCGGTCTTCTGGCCCTGAAGGCGGTAGGGATTGACCGAGTTCACCAGCGCGATGGGATGTTCGTCGCTGATCTGGCGCACCAGCCGCAGCGCCGCGTCGAAGTTGCCGTTCACCGCCACGACCTCCGCCCCGTAGGCCAGCGCCTGCGCCAGCTTGCCCAGCGCGATGTTCCCGTCGG
This Deinococcus budaensis DNA region includes the following protein-coding sequences:
- the thrC gene encoding threonine synthase, translated to MPGLIERYREYLPVTGRTPALSLHEGNTPLIPAPQLGARLGVDLYLKYEGLNPTGSFKDRGMVMAVAKAVEDGADTVICASTGNTSAAAAAYAARAGLRCIVLIPDGNIALGKLAQALAYGAEVVAVNGNFDAALRLVRQISDEHPIALVNSVNPYRLQGQKTGAFEVVDELGRAPDLLAIPVGNAGNISAYWMGFREYREAGKSGHLPQMWGFQAEGAAPFIRGAIVDEPQTLATAIRIGNPASAHLARAAVQESGGLFDMVSDDEIMHAYHLIAAEGVFCEPASAAPVAGLLRRHAAGALAPGQTVVAVLTGNGLKDPDAALRAAKAPQAIEASLERVLERIL